The following proteins are encoded in a genomic region of Pagrus major chromosome 16, Pma_NU_1.0:
- the mtfr1l gene encoding mitochondrial fission regulator 1-like isoform X1, translating into MRHPAIRMETDTEVIPIWQNKPHGSTRSVVRRIGSTLPLKPPQRACFQELPGLSPLRPMDGPVVPTLADIAWIVADEEETYARVRSDTRPLKHEWRPTPLLVLHRNSSVPNFRREGKRMEGLRKPGVTALNRTTALQDELSRLRAQIAKIVATDSGSNPLTPDLLSPDDTSMSFSMAPFETVPYQPAATASASFVISDVTEEEEEEEEEEDDEKDVVSVVSELVPDPLPPVSMTASATFDLDRPSMDFREAEEDTVSLSKSTSFADVMDILKDMNRMKMSKDRYNRGCTSLREEDSATLISEALRKKFVLKEEDTASLNRK; encoded by the exons ATGAGACATCCCGCCATCAGAATGGAAACAGACACA GAAGTTATTCCTATCTGGCAGAATAAGCCTCATGGATCCACCCGCAGTGTTGTGAGAAGAATAGGTTCCACTCTTCCACTCAAGCCTCCACAAAGGGCATGTTTCCAG GAACTACCAGGCTTGTCCCCTCTTCGGCCTATGGATGGACCTGTGGTTCCTACATTGGCAGACATAGCTTGGATTGTCGCAGATGAAGAAGAGACGTATGCCAGAGTGCG GAGTGACACCCGTCCTCTGAAACATGAATGGCGGCCAACGCCTCTCCTGGTGCTCCACAGGAACTCATCTGTGCCCAACTTCCGCCGCGAGGGCAAAAGGATGGAGGGGCTCAGGAAGCCTGGGGTGACGGCGCTGAACCGCACTACTGCCTTGCAGGACGAGCTCAGCAGACTCCGCGCACAGATCGCCAAGATCGTGGCAACTGACTCTG GCTCCAAccccctgacccctgacctgcTCTCTCCTGACGACACAAGTATGAGCTTCTCCATGGCGCCTTTCGAGACGGTGCCCTACCAGCCAGCTGCCACGGCTTCTGCTTCTTTtgtcatcagtgatgtcacagaggaggaagaagaggaggaggaggaagaggatgatgagAAGGACGTGGTGTCTGTGGTGTCAGAGCTCGTCCCCGACCCTCTGCCGCCTGTTTCCATGACAGCATCAGCGACCTTTGACCTGGACAGACCCAGCATGGATTTCcgggaggcagaggaggacaCAGTGTCACTGTCAAAGTCCACCAGTTTTGCTGATGTCATGGACATCCTGAAGGACATGAACCGCATGAAGATGAGTAAAGACAG GTACAACAGAGGCTGTACGTCTCTCAGAGAGGAGGACTCTGCCACTCTGATATCAGAAGCTCTGAGGAAAAAGTTTGTCCTGAAGGAAGAAGATACTGCCTCTCTGAACCGGAAGTAG
- the mtfr1l gene encoding mitochondrial fission regulator 1-like isoform X2 yields MRHPAIRMETDTNKPHGSTRSVVRRIGSTLPLKPPQRACFQELPGLSPLRPMDGPVVPTLADIAWIVADEEETYARVRSDTRPLKHEWRPTPLLVLHRNSSVPNFRREGKRMEGLRKPGVTALNRTTALQDELSRLRAQIAKIVATDSGSNPLTPDLLSPDDTSMSFSMAPFETVPYQPAATASASFVISDVTEEEEEEEEEEDDEKDVVSVVSELVPDPLPPVSMTASATFDLDRPSMDFREAEEDTVSLSKSTSFADVMDILKDMNRMKMSKDRYNRGCTSLREEDSATLISEALRKKFVLKEEDTASLNRK; encoded by the exons ATGAGACATCCCGCCATCAGAATGGAAACAGACACA AATAAGCCTCATGGATCCACCCGCAGTGTTGTGAGAAGAATAGGTTCCACTCTTCCACTCAAGCCTCCACAAAGGGCATGTTTCCAG GAACTACCAGGCTTGTCCCCTCTTCGGCCTATGGATGGACCTGTGGTTCCTACATTGGCAGACATAGCTTGGATTGTCGCAGATGAAGAAGAGACGTATGCCAGAGTGCG GAGTGACACCCGTCCTCTGAAACATGAATGGCGGCCAACGCCTCTCCTGGTGCTCCACAGGAACTCATCTGTGCCCAACTTCCGCCGCGAGGGCAAAAGGATGGAGGGGCTCAGGAAGCCTGGGGTGACGGCGCTGAACCGCACTACTGCCTTGCAGGACGAGCTCAGCAGACTCCGCGCACAGATCGCCAAGATCGTGGCAACTGACTCTG GCTCCAAccccctgacccctgacctgcTCTCTCCTGACGACACAAGTATGAGCTTCTCCATGGCGCCTTTCGAGACGGTGCCCTACCAGCCAGCTGCCACGGCTTCTGCTTCTTTtgtcatcagtgatgtcacagaggaggaagaagaggaggaggaggaagaggatgatgagAAGGACGTGGTGTCTGTGGTGTCAGAGCTCGTCCCCGACCCTCTGCCGCCTGTTTCCATGACAGCATCAGCGACCTTTGACCTGGACAGACCCAGCATGGATTTCcgggaggcagaggaggacaCAGTGTCACTGTCAAAGTCCACCAGTTTTGCTGATGTCATGGACATCCTGAAGGACATGAACCGCATGAAGATGAGTAAAGACAG GTACAACAGAGGCTGTACGTCTCTCAGAGAGGAGGACTCTGCCACTCTGATATCAGAAGCTCTGAGGAAAAAGTTTGTCCTGAAGGAAGAAGATACTGCCTCTCTGAACCGGAAGTAG